The sequence TGTATTTCAATGAAGTTTTCAAAATCATTTACTGTTTGTTTATCTTTTGTTGCTTTAACCATGTATGATATTGCAACATTTGATGATGGACTAATTGATAGTATGTTTGATATTAACTTATCATTATCTACTACTTCTTTTGTAAATCCAACTTTACCTGATAAAGTATACCAGAAACTACCAGGACCAGGTGCACCAGGTGTACGTGCCTGTTTTCCAATATTTGATACATCATAACCTAAAAGGTAACTTACATCATATCCTAAAGATATAGTCATTGGTACCATACTATAATCAGGTACTACATCTTCACCTAACATGTTACGAACAGCAGTAATAGCTTCCATACGTGATACTGGTGTTGATTGTATTCCGCCAATTACATCACCTGCTGCATAGATGTTTTCATCTGATGTTTTAAGATGTTTATCTACTTCTATTGCTTTATTAATATTAATATCTACAATTCCATCTAGAATCTCTGAATTTGGTATAACACCAGTTGCATTAAAAACCTTACCTTTTATTTCACCAGTATTTGTAATAACTGATGTAGGTGTTATCTCTAGTATTTCTACATTTTCGTGTACTATTGTATTTTTAAGAAGATTGCTTGTAATATATTCCTCAGCTTCTGTATCATCTAGCATTTTAAGAAACTGGCTACGGCATAATATGTTTACATTACTTCCAAATGATGAGAAAATATGAGCATATTCAGCAGCAGTACTTCCACCACCAATAATAATGAGATCCTCTGGAACTTCTTTAAATTTTAAAATATCTTTATATGTAAAAGCATTTTCAATACCTTTAATATCAGGTATGAAAGGGGATGAACCTGTACAAACAAGAAGTTTATCATATTCATATTCATCATCATCATTTACAATAACACGCATATTTTCAGCATCAACTACAGCTGTTCCATGTACATATTCAACA comes from Methanosphaera cuniculi and encodes:
- a CDS encoding FAD-dependent oxidoreductase, which codes for MTKLVIIGAGPAGRFASMYGAEHGMDVTLIEKNHIAGKCLNQACMVVCALNEVARHIDDSQNMNDLGIIQSDVKIDYPKICEKIRETQKKIRKISEKETTSCGVEYVHGTAVVDAENMRVIVNDDDEYEYDKLLVCTGSSPFIPDIKGIENAFTYKDILKFKEVPEDLIIIGGGSTAAEYAHIFSSFGSNVNILCRSQFLKMLDDTEAEEYITSNLLKNTIVHENVEILEITPTSVITNTGEIKGKVFNATGVIPNSEILDGIVDININKAIEVDKHLKTSDENIYAAGDVIGGIQSTPVSRMEAITAVRNMLGEDVVPDYSMVPMTISLGYDVSYLLGYDVSNIGKQARTPGAPGPGSFWYTLSGKVGFTKEVVDNDKLISNILSISPSSNVAISYMVKATKDKQTVNDFENFIEIHPTSDVIEKLAEYFSRYE